A stretch of Bacteroidales bacterium DNA encodes these proteins:
- a CDS encoding 4Fe-4S dicluster domain-containing protein: MLKQVVFIIALLITLGVFTYTVLRLLTYFKFTRQNFPIRNLGKRFGLMMQVAFGQTKIFRHPIIGLLHALVFWGFLVILIGSIEMVVDGMLGTERVFKALGVVYDVIIGAGDIFGLIIAIAVAVFLIRRNLLHVNRFSGIEMDHKKHVDANVALTLIFLLMITLLGMNAFYYQHALSTGHEIYGAFPVSQYIASWFVSMSGDQLYIYHEANWWLHILLIFFFANYLPYSKHFHVFLSVPNVFLSRLEPLGKLDTMENVKKEVQMMMDPNASPDQPAGEEEEVERFGVMDVEDVSWKNYFDSLACTQCGRCTNVCPASITGKRLSPRKIIMDVRERMKEKGPGMMKNGKDYSDNKALLRDYIMEEELWACTTCNACALECPININHPTLIVEMRRYLVMEEASGPGDLNAIFNNIENNGAPWQYSPEDRMKWAEDLYINEI, from the coding sequence ATGCTAAAGCAGGTTGTTTTTATCATTGCCTTATTAATTACTCTTGGGGTTTTCACCTATACGGTTTTGCGTTTGCTTACCTATTTCAAGTTTACCCGCCAAAATTTTCCGATAAGAAACCTGGGTAAGCGTTTTGGCCTGATGATGCAGGTGGCTTTCGGGCAGACCAAGATTTTCAGGCATCCCATTATTGGATTGTTACATGCCTTGGTTTTCTGGGGTTTCCTGGTGATCCTGATCGGAAGTATTGAGATGGTGGTTGACGGAATGTTGGGCACTGAAAGGGTTTTCAAAGCCCTGGGTGTGGTTTACGATGTGATCATCGGAGCCGGGGATATTTTTGGCCTGATTATAGCTATAGCCGTTGCGGTTTTCCTGATCCGGAGAAACTTACTTCATGTGAATCGGTTCAGCGGCATTGAAATGGATCATAAAAAACACGTGGATGCCAATGTGGCACTCACATTGATCTTTTTGCTGATGATAACTTTGCTGGGTATGAATGCCTTTTATTATCAGCATGCTTTGAGCACTGGGCATGAGATCTACGGTGCTTTCCCGGTAAGTCAGTATATCGCTTCCTGGTTTGTTTCCATGAGTGGGGATCAGTTGTATATTTATCATGAAGCCAACTGGTGGTTACACATATTGCTTATCTTCTTTTTTGCCAATTATCTTCCCTATTCCAAGCATTTCCATGTTTTTCTCTCCGTTCCCAACGTTTTCCTGAGTCGGCTGGAGCCTCTGGGAAAACTTGATACCATGGAGAACGTAAAGAAAGAGGTGCAAATGATGATGGACCCCAATGCCTCCCCTGATCAGCCGGCCGGTGAGGAAGAAGAAGTGGAACGTTTCGGTGTGATGGATGTAGAGGATGTATCGTGGAAGAACTATTTTGACTCGCTGGCCTGCACCCAGTGCGGCCGCTGTACCAATGTATGTCCTGCCAGTATCACCGGCAAAAGATTATCGCCGCGGAAGATTATCATGGATGTGCGGGAAAGGATGAAGGAAAAAGGCCCCGGCATGATGAAGAACGGGAAAGATTACTCCGATAATAAAGCATTACTGAGGGATTATATAATGGAAGAAGAGCTTTGGGCTTGTACTACCTGTAACGCATGTGCCCTGGAATGCCCGATCAATATCAATCACCCTACGCTTATTGTTGAAATGAGAAGATACCTGGTGATGGAAGAAGCTTCCGGGCCGGGTGATCTGAATGCCATTTTTAACAACATTGAAAACAATGGGGCTCCCTGGCAGTATTCGCCGGAAGATAGGATGAAGTGGGCTGAAGATTTGTATATAAATGAAATATAA
- a CDS encoding electron transfer flavoprotein subunit alpha/FixB family protein, which yields MAVLVFTENWDGKFKKLSFELVSYASKLAEMADTQTVALSIGEVEEDELKQLADYGAEKIVSVSRENLRQLDNQAYTSVIEQVANKEGADMIVLAHNNVGKALAPRLSVRLNAALGSEVNQLPSGLEPFTIHKKVFSGKAFAHVRMKSEKKILTLAQNSFGVYENLQDPDIENFDPDIGDDQIKTKVNNVEKHRDKLLLTDAELVVSGGRGMKSPENWDKLQELANELSAALACSRPVSDEGWRPHEEHTGQTGKIIAPDLYVAVGISGAIQHIAGVSRAKYIVAINNDKDAPIFELADYGIVGDALKVLPELTEAIRKARS from the coding sequence ATGGCAGTATTAGTTTTTACAGAAAACTGGGACGGCAAATTCAAAAAATTGTCCTTTGAACTGGTTTCCTATGCAAGTAAACTTGCTGAGATGGCCGATACACAAACTGTAGCACTTTCCATAGGTGAGGTTGAGGAAGATGAACTGAAACAACTGGCCGATTATGGAGCGGAGAAGATCGTATCGGTGAGCCGTGAAAATTTAAGGCAACTCGACAATCAGGCATATACATCCGTTATTGAACAGGTGGCCAACAAGGAAGGGGCCGACATGATTGTTCTTGCTCACAACAATGTAGGGAAAGCCCTGGCTCCGAGATTGTCTGTCAGACTTAATGCAGCACTTGGTTCGGAAGTAAATCAATTGCCTTCCGGTTTAGAACCTTTTACCATACATAAAAAAGTTTTTTCAGGCAAAGCATTTGCTCATGTAAGAATGAAATCCGAAAAGAAGATCCTGACATTGGCACAGAATTCGTTCGGGGTGTATGAAAATTTACAGGATCCGGATATAGAAAATTTTGATCCCGATATTGGTGATGATCAGATAAAGACAAAAGTCAACAATGTTGAAAAACACAGGGATAAGTTGCTGCTTACCGATGCCGAGCTGGTAGTATCCGGTGGGCGTGGTATGAAATCACCTGAGAACTGGGATAAACTACAGGAGCTGGCCAATGAGCTCAGCGCAGCCCTGGCATGCTCCCGTCCTGTTTCAGATGAAGGATGGCGGCCTCATGAAGAGCACACCGGGCAAACAGGTAAAATTATAGCACCCGATCTTTATGTTGCCGTTGGTATTTCCGGGGCAATTCAGCATATTGCCGGTGTGAGCCGTGCCAAATATATTGTGGCCATCAACAACGATAAGGATGCCCCGATATTCGAGCTTGCCGACTACGGAATTGTGGGCGATGCTTTGAAAGTTTTGCCCGAACTGACGGAAGCAATCCGAAAAGCCAGATCATAA
- a CDS encoding electron transfer flavoprotein subunit beta/FixA family protein, giving the protein MKILVCISNVPDTTTKVRFTDDNKQFDATGVQWVINPWDELALTRALQLKEDSNNAIEKVTVAHVGEKGSEATIRKALAIGADDAIRVNADPRDAFFVSAQLAEVVKQNDFDIIFAGIESSDYNGAAVGGMLAEQVGLPSVSAISSFEIEDDQVKITRDIDGGKEEVTSELPMVAIVQKGIALEPRIASMRGIMMARKKPLNVMEPVDADSLTEFESFELPKGKPPCKMIDPENVEELVDLLQNEAKVI; this is encoded by the coding sequence ATGAAAATTTTAGTTTGTATAAGCAATGTTCCGGATACTACCACCAAGGTGAGGTTTACAGATGATAATAAGCAATTCGATGCCACCGGTGTACAATGGGTGATCAACCCATGGGATGAGTTGGCATTAACCAGAGCCCTTCAATTGAAAGAGGACAGCAACAATGCCATAGAAAAGGTAACTGTAGCTCATGTTGGGGAGAAAGGCTCCGAAGCCACCATTCGAAAAGCCTTGGCGATTGGAGCGGATGATGCCATTCGGGTCAATGCCGACCCCAGGGATGCCTTTTTCGTTTCTGCACAACTGGCTGAGGTTGTCAAACAAAATGATTTTGATATCATTTTTGCCGGAATCGAATCAAGCGATTACAATGGCGCTGCAGTTGGCGGAATGCTTGCTGAACAGGTTGGTTTGCCATCGGTTTCAGCCATTTCGTCCTTTGAGATAGAGGATGACCAGGTTAAAATCACCCGCGATATTGACGGGGGAAAAGAAGAGGTAACATCAGAGCTGCCTATGGTAGCCATAGTCCAGAAAGGAATAGCCCTTGAACCAAGGATTGCCTCCATGAGAGGCATTATGATGGCCAGAAAAAAGCCATTGAATGTAATGGAGCCTGTTGATGCCGATTCGCTTACCGAATTTGAAAGCTTTGAGTTGCCAAAAGGCAAGCCTCCATGTAAGATGATCGATCCCGAAAATGTCGAAGAGTTGGTAGATCTGCTTCAGAATGAAGCCAAGGTTATTTAA
- a CDS encoding carbon starvation protein A produces MDALIIMVAAALGYIAMYRIYGKFIGKHIMKLSAGAKVPSGTMEDGIDYVPTKREVIFGHHFTSIAGTGPIVGPAIAIIWGWVPALIWVFVGSIFMGAIHDFGALIISMRNKGKSLSEFTAKYITPNTRFYFFIIIFLELWLVIAIFGLVISVIFDMYPSSVIPVWLQVAIALNLGFLVNKKGKNILYWSLISVILMYLTVILGTHIPISLGEIFGIPATGIWTIILLIYAYIASILPVTTLLQPRDFINSYQLLIAMGLMVLGVFFGTFTADMKVVAPEVQMHPQAAPPLWPFLFITIACGAISGFHSLVASGTSAKQVRNEPDALFVGYGSMITEGFLATLVIIAVAAGIGLGYEQDGQMLAGTEAWTNHYASWTAVQGLNDKVGSFVIGAANMVETTGIPFSVAIAIMGVFVASFAATTMDSATRVQRYVVTELFDFLGVKPFKNMYFTTFVVVATAALLAFVSGADGKGALTLWPIFGAVNQTLAALALIVVTMYLRRKSFYKWLIAGIPAIFMVIMTFWASILNEINFINDQNWLLVFVNGMIILLVVLVVVEGIKTFFAVKPQSAMETA; encoded by the coding sequence ATGGACGCATTAATCATTATGGTTGCAGCGGCACTTGGATATATTGCCATGTACAGAATCTACGGAAAATTTATTGGAAAGCACATCATGAAACTCAGCGCGGGTGCAAAAGTTCCTTCGGGTACTATGGAAGACGGAATAGATTATGTTCCCACGAAGCGGGAAGTTATCTTTGGTCACCATTTCACTTCCATTGCCGGAACCGGCCCGATTGTCGGACCTGCCATAGCCATCATATGGGGTTGGGTCCCGGCATTGATCTGGGTATTTGTGGGCAGCATTTTCATGGGGGCCATTCATGACTTTGGAGCCCTGATCATTTCCATGCGCAACAAAGGGAAGTCATTGTCGGAATTCACGGCCAAATACATCACTCCCAACACCCGCTTTTACTTTTTTATCATCATTTTTCTTGAGCTCTGGCTGGTGATTGCCATATTCGGACTGGTCATCAGTGTTATATTTGATATGTATCCTTCTTCCGTAATTCCTGTATGGCTGCAGGTAGCCATTGCACTTAACCTTGGTTTTCTGGTCAACAAAAAAGGAAAAAACATACTCTATTGGTCTCTCATCTCGGTAATTCTAATGTACCTGACCGTAATTTTGGGTACCCATATACCTATAAGCCTCGGTGAAATATTTGGTATTCCAGCTACAGGAATCTGGACCATTATTTTGCTCATATATGCCTACATTGCTTCCATACTCCCGGTTACGACTTTACTTCAGCCGAGAGATTTCATCAATTCCTACCAGTTATTGATTGCTATGGGCTTAATGGTACTCGGGGTGTTTTTTGGCACATTCACAGCAGATATGAAAGTAGTAGCCCCGGAGGTTCAAATGCATCCCCAGGCGGCACCCCCACTCTGGCCTTTCCTTTTTATCACCATTGCCTGCGGAGCCATTTCAGGGTTCCATTCACTGGTTGCTTCCGGCACTTCAGCCAAACAAGTGCGCAATGAACCGGATGCATTGTTTGTGGGTTACGGATCGATGATAACAGAAGGATTTCTGGCAACACTGGTAATTATTGCCGTGGCCGCGGGTATTGGACTAGGGTATGAACAAGACGGACAAATGCTGGCCGGTACGGAAGCCTGGACCAATCATTATGCTTCCTGGACTGCAGTACAAGGGCTTAACGATAAAGTAGGATCCTTCGTAATTGGTGCGGCCAATATGGTGGAAACCACAGGAATACCATTTTCTGTAGCCATAGCAATAATGGGCGTATTCGTTGCCTCATTTGCTGCCACAACGATGGACTCAGCAACGCGTGTGCAGCGTTATGTTGTGACGGAACTGTTCGATTTTCTGGGTGTAAAACCATTCAAAAATATGTACTTCACCACCTTTGTAGTTGTTGCCACAGCAGCCTTACTGGCATTCGTTTCCGGAGCCGACGGTAAGGGAGCACTAACCCTGTGGCCTATTTTCGGAGCAGTCAACCAGACACTGGCCGCCCTCGCCTTGATAGTGGTCACCATGTATCTGAGAAGAAAGAGTTTTTATAAATGGCTTATAGCAGGCATACCGGCGATCTTTATGGTGATTATGACCTTCTGGGCCTCCATACTGAACGAGATCAACTTCATTAATGATCAAAACTGGCTGCTGGTTTTCGTGAACGGGATGATCATTCTGCTGGTGGTGCTGGTTGTTGTTGAAGGCATAAAAACCTTCTTCGCCGTTAAACCCCAATCGGCAATGGAAACAGCATGA